In one Moritella sp. 5 genomic region, the following are encoded:
- a CDS encoding metal ABC transporter permease, translated as MMVTLLDTLSETILNTLLEPFSFTFMQQAFVIVLLVAIPTALLSCFLVLKGWSLMGDAISHSVLPGVVVAYVLAIPYIIGAFVAGMFCALATGFIKDNSRLKEDTVMGVVFSSMFGLGLVLMTKIESGVHLDHILFGDVLGVTWHDILEVGVVAFLVVAFMLIKGKDLLVFVFDHQHAKAIGLSTTVLHYGLLSLLSLTIVCALKAVGMILVIAMLIAPGAIAFLLTNKFQSMLFVALLISLLTSFLGVYLSFYLDSAPAPTIIMLLSITFILVFIYSSYQAKVTASKYLHSDVAGELSCL; from the coding sequence ATGATGGTGACATTACTTGATACATTATCTGAGACAATATTAAACACACTATTAGAGCCTTTTTCATTTACTTTTATGCAGCAAGCATTCGTTATTGTGTTGTTAGTTGCGATTCCGACTGCTTTGTTGTCGTGCTTCTTAGTGCTAAAAGGTTGGTCCTTAATGGGCGATGCAATATCCCATTCGGTATTGCCAGGCGTGGTTGTCGCTTATGTACTCGCTATTCCTTATATTATTGGTGCGTTTGTTGCGGGAATGTTTTGCGCATTAGCGACCGGATTTATTAAAGACAATAGTCGGTTGAAAGAAGATACCGTCATGGGCGTCGTGTTTTCGAGTATGTTTGGTTTGGGCTTGGTATTGATGACCAAAATAGAATCTGGTGTCCATTTAGATCATATTCTGTTTGGTGACGTCCTTGGGGTTACATGGCACGATATTTTAGAGGTGGGTGTTGTTGCCTTTCTCGTCGTGGCGTTTATGTTGATTAAAGGTAAGGATCTATTGGTATTTGTCTTTGATCATCAACATGCTAAAGCCATAGGTTTATCGACAACTGTATTACATTATGGTTTGTTATCGCTATTATCATTAACTATAGTCTGTGCGCTAAAAGCCGTGGGTATGATCTTGGTTATAGCGATGCTAATTGCCCCCGGTGCAATTGCATTTTTACTGACGAATAAATTTCAAAGTATGCTGTTTGTTGCCTTGCTGATTTCGTTACTGACGTCATTTTTAGGGGTGTATTTAAGCTTTTACCTCGACAGTGCGCCTGCACCGACGATAATCATGCTATTGAGTATTACGTTTATTTTGGTGTTTATTTATAGCAGCTACCAGGCGAAAGTAACTGCATCAAAATATTTACACAGTGATGTAGCGGGAGAGCTAAGTTGTTTGTAA
- a CDS encoding nitrogen fixation protein NifW, which translates to MPTAPATSIEETLKQLTSISALLHFFDIGFDSGLMHEWQDDLLKRFNGYVILTKPQDWFDYRRCLKNAYCKVQRGRLDRSSKTRSACRGCTSCERR; encoded by the coding sequence ATGCCAACAGCACCCGCCACCAGCATTGAAGAGACATTAAAACAATTAACAAGTATCTCGGCGCTATTACACTTTTTTGATATTGGTTTTGACAGCGGCTTGATGCATGAATGGCAAGATGATCTGCTTAAACGTTTTAACGGTTATGTGATACTAACAAAACCGCAAGATTGGTTTGATTATCGACGTTGCTTAAAAAATGCTTATTGTAAAGTGCAACGTGGTCGACTAGACCGAAGCAGTAAAACACGTTCAGCCTGTCGCGGCTGCACATCTTGTGAAAGACGTTAA
- the sodN gene encoding superoxide dismutase, Ni encodes MLFKLVSAMDKKLSFSQVSAHCDIPCKIYDPISAQLAVLTMIRMVDLLDEFGCKDSFSLNDQAQFGRLITEKEVHGLKVKEEIRVIWGDYIKQPQLEQFPELHELTHSIMLAASKAKQNIDKDATLDLLTKVNRFAEIFWATKGVDTFTATSPYPPAQQLVYPKLDC; translated from the coding sequence ATGTTATTTAAATTAGTATCGGCAATGGATAAGAAATTGTCATTTAGTCAGGTATCTGCGCATTGTGATATTCCATGCAAGATCTATGATCCTATCTCGGCGCAGTTAGCTGTACTCACAATGATACGTATGGTTGATTTATTGGATGAATTTGGTTGTAAAGATTCTTTCAGCTTAAATGATCAAGCGCAATTTGGACGTTTAATTACCGAGAAAGAAGTGCATGGTTTAAAAGTGAAAGAAGAAATTCGAGTTATTTGGGGGGATTATATTAAACAGCCGCAATTAGAGCAGTTCCCAGAACTACACGAGTTGACTCATAGTATTATGCTCGCTGCATCTAAAGCTAAGCAGAATATAGATAAAGACGCGACACTGGATTTATTAACAAAAGTTAATCGATTTGCCGAGATATTTTGGGCTACAAAAGGTGTTGACACATTTACTGCCACATCACCGTACCCACCTGCGCAACAACTTGTTTATCCTAAACTCGATTGCTAG
- a CDS encoding neutral/alkaline non-lysosomal ceramidase N-terminal domain-containing protein: MIFILKRFATPLIILATTLYLSACSMKKQLNLIPPNPVPIASTGIATAGAISVDITPPPGMAMSGYSVMANKGVGFRTRLKARVIYINDGQGNATALVQTDLTSASLLLHHKVALEVANSGLKISDIVITATHTHSAPANHFENDFYNKHMSSQVGLDEQYLNFLTQQISTGIQQAISQQKPAKIATGQRDIYGYNRNRSLKAYLYNNNISGIDPKDPNAKFRAVNPTLSMIRVDVKDHLNQFKPLAAFSSFSVHATALSPAVEVYNADLFAYAQKDLQWHIQEQYLTPWPIVHALTTGTQGDMAPALPDLGDNLFTHFNVNWPAAKRLGKGIGKESISLFNALSSQLTRSINITTAAREINIQHNNSIGNITLCKAPAVGAPVAGGAYERRTPYLGLNPFFRGGSAVTRSWFFNDGCQGNKAYLGYKYPQQLLAPIKSFPNTVLFQLIRINDATIIPLPFEVTAEAGRRITRHVVNAFSREDQPIKHIWVTSNANGYFGYSTTQEEYFQQFYEGGHTLYGKYTTAYLSAQLSVLAQDMQNNIINETLPIWRYNVAIKPTLSTQEKSTGQRTVHTQPTLKMISPHHGSSPSDNEKENYIKFEWVDVNPAEISFHLPLVKIEEKQQGKWEDVKNGHMPISDEGYDIEVRYLVSSRHNMGIYQARWYNPIIGNYRFTIAARQSQPALYSKLFSVTNAIK, encoded by the coding sequence ATGATTTTCATTTTAAAACGGTTTGCCACACCGCTAATTATCTTGGCTACGACACTTTACCTGTCAGCGTGCTCAATGAAAAAACAACTTAATTTAATACCACCGAACCCCGTCCCTATTGCATCAACCGGCATAGCAACAGCAGGCGCAATATCCGTTGATATAACGCCTCCTCCGGGCATGGCTATGAGTGGCTATTCAGTCATGGCGAATAAAGGTGTCGGTTTCAGGACTCGCCTAAAAGCCAGAGTGATTTATATTAATGATGGTCAAGGTAATGCGACAGCATTAGTACAAACAGACCTGACCTCAGCGTCATTACTGCTGCACCATAAGGTCGCATTAGAGGTTGCTAATTCAGGGTTAAAAATAAGTGATATTGTGATAACAGCCACACATACACATTCCGCCCCTGCAAACCATTTTGAGAATGATTTTTACAATAAGCACATGTCGAGTCAGGTAGGCTTAGACGAGCAATATTTAAACTTTTTAACTCAACAAATTAGTACAGGTATTCAACAAGCCATTTCGCAACAAAAACCAGCCAAAATAGCCACAGGTCAGCGTGATATATACGGCTATAATCGCAACCGTTCATTGAAGGCTTATTTGTATAACAACAATATAAGTGGGATAGACCCCAAGGATCCGAACGCTAAATTTAGAGCTGTAAATCCAACATTATCTATGATCCGTGTTGATGTAAAAGATCATTTAAACCAATTTAAACCACTTGCCGCATTTTCGAGTTTTTCGGTACACGCAACGGCATTAAGCCCTGCGGTGGAGGTTTATAATGCGGATTTATTTGCTTATGCACAAAAAGATCTGCAATGGCATATTCAAGAGCAGTACCTCACACCTTGGCCTATCGTACATGCCTTAACAACCGGAACCCAAGGAGATATGGCCCCAGCACTACCCGATCTTGGTGATAATTTATTTACACATTTTAATGTCAATTGGCCTGCCGCCAAGCGCTTAGGCAAAGGTATTGGTAAAGAATCAATTAGTTTGTTTAACGCCCTTTCATCTCAACTTACTCGCTCCATAAATATCACCACTGCAGCAAGAGAAATAAACATTCAACACAATAACAGCATAGGTAATATCACACTTTGTAAAGCGCCTGCAGTCGGTGCGCCCGTTGCCGGAGGGGCTTATGAACGTCGAACTCCTTACCTTGGCTTAAACCCATTCTTCCGCGGCGGTAGCGCGGTCACTCGAAGTTGGTTTTTTAATGATGGCTGTCAAGGTAATAAAGCCTATCTCGGTTATAAATACCCACAACAATTATTAGCGCCTATCAAGAGTTTTCCGAATACCGTTTTATTCCAGCTAATCAGAATTAACGACGCGACCATCATTCCCTTACCGTTTGAAGTCACCGCAGAAGCTGGACGACGAATAACCCGCCATGTAGTAAACGCTTTTAGCCGTGAAGATCAGCCTATTAAACATATTTGGGTGACCAGCAATGCCAATGGTTATTTTGGTTATAGCACAACACAGGAAGAGTATTTCCAGCAATTCTATGAAGGCGGACATACGTTATATGGTAAATATACAACCGCTTATCTCAGTGCCCAATTAAGCGTCCTTGCTCAGGATATGCAAAACAACATCATCAATGAGACCTTACCAATATGGCGCTATAACGTGGCCATTAAACCCACATTATCTACTCAAGAGAAAAGCACTGGACAACGAACGGTACACACCCAGCCGACTCTAAAAATGATAAGCCCCCATCATGGATCTTCACCCTCAGATAACGAAAAAGAAAACTACATAAAATTTGAATGGGTCGATGTAAACCCTGCTGAAATTTCGTTTCATCTCCCACTCGTTAAAATAGAAGAGAAACAACAGGGTAAATGGGAAGATGTCAAAAATGGACACATGCCTATTTCTGATGAAGGCTATGATATTGAAGTCCGCTATCTAGTAAGCAGTAGGCATAATATGGGGATCTACCAAGCACGTTGGTATAATCCGATAATAGGAAATTACCGTTTTACAATTGCAGCGCGACAATCACAACCAGCGCTCTATTCAAAATTATTTAGCGTCACCAATGCAATTAAGTAA
- a CDS encoding metal ABC transporter substrate-binding protein, with amino-acid sequence MLRQFGFITSSLLFFSLFLSTSVWANSSLKEDHKFKVVTTFTVIADMARNVAGDAAIVTSITKPDAEIHNYQTTPGDIRRAQGADLIIYNGLNLELWFDKFFYNLRDVPSVVVTEGIVPMGIAKGPYSGKPNPHAWMSADNALVYVENIRQALVKYDSKNTAIYNQNAKRYSAQILAAVKPFKQKIASLPKDKRWLVTSEGAFSYLTRDYDLKELYLWPINADAQGTPQQVRKVIDEIKANKIIAIFSESTVSARPAQQVARETGSHYAGVLYVDSLSAIDGPVPTYIDLLKVTLSTIAEGLNQ; translated from the coding sequence ATGCTTCGTCAGTTTGGTTTTATTACGTCATCACTACTCTTTTTCTCGCTTTTTTTATCCACGTCAGTGTGGGCTAATTCTTCTTTAAAAGAGGACCATAAATTTAAAGTTGTCACTACGTTTACTGTGATCGCTGATATGGCCAGAAATGTTGCTGGCGACGCTGCTATTGTCACATCCATCACCAAGCCGGATGCAGAGATCCATAATTACCAAACGACACCGGGTGATATACGCCGTGCGCAAGGTGCCGATTTGATTATCTATAACGGTCTTAATCTAGAGCTATGGTTTGATAAGTTTTTCTATAACTTACGTGATGTACCTAGTGTTGTGGTCACAGAAGGCATAGTTCCGATGGGGATCGCGAAAGGACCTTACTCTGGAAAACCCAATCCTCACGCTTGGATGTCTGCCGACAATGCCTTGGTTTATGTTGAAAATATTCGTCAAGCTCTGGTTAAATATGACAGTAAGAACACTGCTATTTATAACCAAAATGCCAAACGTTACAGTGCACAGATTCTCGCAGCTGTTAAGCCATTTAAGCAGAAAATTGCAAGCTTACCGAAAGATAAACGCTGGCTAGTCACTAGCGAGGGCGCGTTCAGTTATTTAACGCGTGATTATGATTTGAAAGAGCTCTACCTTTGGCCTATCAATGCAGATGCGCAGGGGACACCACAGCAAGTACGCAAAGTCATCGATGAGATCAAAGCCAATAAGATCATTGCCATTTTTAGTGAAAGTACGGTATCAGCTCGGCCTGCACAGCAAGTCGCGCGTGAAACCGGCAGTCACTATGCTGGTGTGTTATATGTGGATTCATTAAGCGCGATTGATGGACCTGTACCAACCTATATTGACTTGCTTAAAGTCACGCTAAGTACAATAGCAGAAGGACTAAATCAATAA
- a CDS encoding DedA family protein produces MEYIQHIINEMSPLLQEYGYFILALMVAIEGMGIPAPGQSLLIVASLVASQGQMSLPLVLLTGWGASLFGNTCGYMIGHKFSHIISSKNWIKKQRLQKIHTFIEKYGLLGLVLSRFIEGVKQFMCLGCGIAKMPFKFFMLGNVLAVSIWIVCFGVLPAYFYHDLGAIIHFYHLHQQQSWAIVGSILLCLALFITWKNSTKK; encoded by the coding sequence ATGGAATACATTCAGCATATTATTAATGAGATGAGCCCACTCTTACAGGAGTATGGTTACTTTATTTTAGCGCTGATGGTCGCAATTGAAGGTATGGGGATTCCTGCACCGGGACAATCGTTATTGATCGTTGCCAGCTTAGTGGCATCACAAGGACAGATGTCATTGCCGCTTGTATTACTCACAGGCTGGGGAGCAAGCCTGTTTGGCAATACTTGTGGTTATATGATTGGTCATAAATTTAGCCACATTATCAGCAGTAAAAATTGGATAAAGAAACAAAGGTTACAGAAAATTCATACCTTTATAGAAAAGTATGGCCTGCTTGGCTTGGTATTAAGTCGATTTATTGAAGGTGTGAAGCAATTTATGTGCTTAGGTTGTGGGATTGCTAAAATGCCATTCAAATTTTTTATGTTAGGTAACGTTTTAGCGGTCAGTATCTGGATTGTCTGTTTTGGAGTATTACCCGCTTACTTTTATCACGATCTTGGTGCGATTATCCATTTTTATCATCTTCATCAGCAACAAAGCTGGGCAATAGTAGGTAGTATTTTATTATGCTTAGCACTATTCATTACGTGGAAAAATAGTACTAAGAAATAA
- a CDS encoding manganese/iron ABC transporter ATP-binding protein: MMGLEVNDISVTYRNGHTALFNASFSLPKGSITALVGINGSGKSTLFKAIMGFVTLAKGSVNILGLPVKKALKNNYVAYVPQSEEIDWNFPILVKDVVMMGRYGHMNMLRIAKQNDHDKVNMALDRVNMGEFKHRQIGELSGGQKKRVFLARALAQESQVILLDEPFTGVDVKTEEQIMALLRELRGEGKIILVSTHNLGTVPEFCDRTVLINRTILDAGLTRDIFTQDNLQKTFGGVLRHFILAGDELHEDDDARQVTVLSDHERPVVLYGEGEQTSVVRERC, from the coding sequence ATGATGGGATTAGAAGTTAATGATATTAGCGTGACTTATCGCAACGGTCATACCGCATTATTTAATGCCAGCTTTAGTTTACCTAAGGGTTCTATTACAGCGTTAGTGGGAATAAATGGCAGCGGTAAGTCAACCTTATTTAAGGCGATAATGGGGTTTGTTACTTTGGCTAAGGGCTCTGTAAATATTTTGGGCTTACCGGTTAAAAAGGCGTTAAAAAATAATTATGTTGCTTACGTACCACAGAGTGAGGAAATTGACTGGAACTTTCCGATTTTAGTCAAAGACGTCGTGATGATGGGACGTTATGGACATATGAATATGCTGCGTATCGCGAAGCAAAATGATCACGATAAGGTCAATATGGCGCTTGATCGTGTCAACATGGGTGAATTTAAACATCGTCAAATTGGTGAGCTATCTGGTGGTCAAAAAAAACGGGTGTTTTTAGCACGTGCATTAGCCCAAGAAAGCCAAGTTATTTTACTTGATGAACCTTTTACGGGGGTTGATGTAAAAACGGAAGAACAGATTATGGCGTTATTACGTGAACTGCGTGGGGAAGGTAAAATTATCTTAGTATCCACACATAATCTGGGTACTGTACCTGAATTCTGCGACAGAACCGTGCTCATTAATCGTACCATATTAGATGCAGGGCTAACGCGCGATATATTTACCCAAGATAACCTGCAAAAAACCTTTGGTGGGGTATTACGTCATTTCATTCTAGCGGGTGATGAACTCCATGAGGATGATGATGCTAGGCAGGTGACAGTACTCTCTGATCATGAACGACCGGTGGTGCTATATGGAGAAGGTGAGCAAACGTCTGTTGTGAGGGAGCGATGCTAG
- a CDS encoding nickel-type superoxide dismutase maturation protease, whose product MSSCIPEGSYVLVNCWRSLLSVKPGRIIKVRHARYGDIIKTLDHIDEQGFLWLRGEHKSSISTFEMGPINQHQVIGVIWFIVKSPPINI is encoded by the coding sequence ATGTCATCTTGTATTCCCGAAGGAAGTTATGTCTTGGTTAACTGTTGGCGCTCTCTGCTATCGGTAAAACCAGGACGAATTATTAAGGTTCGTCATGCCCGTTATGGCGATATTATAAAAACCCTTGATCATATTGATGAACAAGGGTTTTTATGGTTACGTGGTGAGCATAAAAGCAGTATATCTACGTTTGAAATGGGACCGATAAACCAGCATCAAGTGATTGGGGTTATTTGGTTTATTGTTAAATCCCCACCTATAAATATTTAA
- a CDS encoding acetyltransferase: MMFFKHRSNNDMIEVIGQDDLTNLYHDSVLGRYQVGEEQQDAESFKKSDLIFLSGEELPRCWTDPHYREHEY; this comes from the coding sequence ATGATGTTTTTTAAACATAGAAGCAATAACGACATGATAGAAGTAATAGGACAAGATGATCTCACTAATCTATACCACGATAGTGTATTAGGTCGTTATCAGGTAGGTGAAGAGCAACAAGACGCTGAATCATTTAAGAAATCAGATCTCATTTTTCTATCTGGCGAAGAACTACCACGCTGCTGGACCGATCCTCATTATCGAGAACATGAGTATTAA
- a CDS encoding metal ABC transporter permease, which translates to MLETLLMPFSYGYMVNAILISALVGGVCAFLSAYLMLKGWSLIGDALSHAIVPGVAAAYMLGLPFALGAFFSGGLAATTMLFLNQRTKLKEDAIIGLIFTSFFGLGLFMVSLAPTSVNIQTIVLGNILAITPADTLQLLLIAGISLFVLILKWKDLMVVFFDENHARSIGLNPNALKILFFTLLSACTVAALQTVGAFLVIAMVVTPGATAYLLSDRFSRVIILSVVIGSVSSFVGAYLSYFIDGATGGIIVVLQAIVFILAFVFAPKHGYLAARYKARQTIRTL; encoded by the coding sequence ATGCTAGAGACATTATTAATGCCATTTAGTTATGGCTATATGGTCAATGCTATTCTTATTAGTGCGTTGGTGGGCGGTGTTTGTGCTTTTCTGTCAGCATATCTTATGTTGAAAGGCTGGTCATTAATTGGTGATGCGTTATCACACGCGATTGTTCCCGGCGTTGCTGCCGCATATATGCTAGGTTTACCGTTCGCTTTAGGGGCTTTTTTCTCGGGTGGTTTAGCGGCAACTACTATGTTGTTTTTAAACCAACGCACAAAGTTAAAAGAAGACGCAATTATAGGTTTAATTTTTACCTCATTTTTTGGCTTGGGTCTGTTTATGGTGTCACTGGCACCGACATCGGTGAATATCCAAACAATAGTGTTGGGTAATATTCTGGCTATTACCCCTGCTGATACACTGCAGTTACTCTTAATCGCTGGCATTTCACTGTTTGTATTAATATTAAAATGGAAGGATCTCATGGTGGTTTTCTTTGATGAAAACCATGCCCGTAGCATTGGTTTAAATCCAAATGCGTTAAAGATCCTCTTTTTTACCTTACTCAGTGCATGCACAGTGGCGGCACTGCAAACCGTTGGCGCATTTTTAGTGATTGCGATGGTTGTGACACCCGGTGCGACAGCTTATTTATTAAGTGATCGGTTTTCACGTGTGATTATATTAAGTGTTGTCATCGGATCCGTCAGCTCATTTGTTGGCGCTTACTTAAGTTATTTCATTGATGGGGCAACGGGTGGGATTATTGTGGTCCTGCAAGCGATAGTATTTATTTTGGCGTTTGTATTTGCTCCCAAACATGGCTACCTAGCCGCTAGATATAAAGCCAGACAAACGATAAGGACGCTATGA
- the emrD gene encoding multidrug efflux MFS transporter EmrD — MVVRQQSSSANMAKLLFLIIILTAVGQMTQTMYVPSIAAMASDFAVQPTYLQAVMAAYLIPYGLSQFVYGPLSDRIGRRPVIIVGMLIFLLGTLGALFASSFELFLLASFIQGAGTGCAGAMSRTVTRDCYDGASLHKANSLVSMGVIFSPLLAPVVGGYLSMAFDWHASYMFLLIFGALVTLAMFVMFDETLPKENRRNERVWISYSYVLSNRQFQGYVFCLIATFAGIAVFEAAAGVLLGSVLKLDPTTVSWLFVLPLPGYLLGAWLSAALTARIGQRHLFNIGMATLIIGALIIFIPGMAGLVTVVSLIGGGFVSFIGAGIIFPAATTAAIQPFPHHAGTAGAILGGMQNLGAGLATLAASLMGAKDQFNLGSVMLVTAVLVVLSLLWVRRRFANDAAMTPSL, encoded by the coding sequence ATGGTTGTGCGTCAACAATCGTCTTCTGCCAACATGGCAAAATTACTATTTCTAATTATTATTCTGACCGCTGTTGGGCAAATGACACAAACGATGTATGTGCCCTCTATCGCTGCAATGGCAAGCGATTTTGCTGTACAGCCCACGTATTTACAAGCTGTGATGGCCGCTTATTTGATCCCTTATGGGTTATCACAGTTTGTCTATGGACCATTGTCGGATCGTATCGGTCGACGTCCGGTGATAATCGTGGGGATGCTGATATTTTTACTGGGTACGTTAGGCGCACTGTTTGCATCGTCTTTTGAACTGTTTCTATTGGCAAGCTTTATTCAAGGTGCTGGTACGGGCTGTGCGGGTGCTATGTCGCGGACGGTAACGCGTGATTGTTATGATGGGGCATCATTACACAAAGCAAATAGCTTAGTGAGTATGGGCGTGATTTTTTCACCTTTACTTGCACCTGTAGTTGGTGGTTATCTGTCAATGGCGTTTGATTGGCATGCCAGTTATATGTTTTTACTGATTTTTGGTGCCTTGGTTACATTAGCTATGTTTGTGATGTTTGATGAAACATTGCCTAAAGAAAATCGTCGTAATGAACGCGTATGGATAAGTTATAGTTATGTGCTGAGTAATCGCCAGTTTCAAGGGTATGTATTTTGCCTGATCGCAACATTTGCGGGGATTGCCGTATTTGAAGCGGCAGCAGGGGTATTACTCGGCAGCGTGTTAAAACTCGATCCAACCACAGTAAGCTGGTTGTTTGTATTACCACTGCCGGGATATTTGCTAGGTGCGTGGTTATCAGCAGCATTAACAGCGCGTATCGGTCAACGCCATCTATTTAATATTGGCATGGCGACACTGATCATTGGTGCCTTGATTATCTTTATACCGGGAATGGCTGGACTTGTTACTGTGGTATCGCTGATCGGTGGTGGGTTTGTGTCGTTTATTGGTGCTGGCATTATATTCCCTGCAGCAACGACCGCGGCTATTCAACCTTTCCCACATCACGCAGGTACAGCGGGGGCTATTTTAGGTGGTATGCAAAATTTAGGAGCTGGTCTTGCGACTCTAGCTGCATCTTTAATGGGCGCAAAGGATCAATTTAACCTTGGTTCTGTGATGTTAGTGACTGCTGTTCTGGTTGTGTTAAGCCTGCTTTGGGTTCGTCGTCGTTTCGCGAATGACGCAGCAATGACACCGAGTTTATAA
- a CDS encoding universal stress protein UspB — MNNSDLIFIAFSIITLVNVARAVSSLRCLLYRMKDIDPLLYQRVNGRVFFSTEGNYNKQMQLFHYIRRDEHLHHFDEYFIYRCNKVKKIFTLATYLVVFNILLIPVLMYLDL, encoded by the coding sequence ATGAATAATAGTGATCTAATCTTTATCGCCTTCTCTATTATTACTCTAGTTAATGTCGCACGGGCAGTGTCATCATTACGTTGCTTGCTATATCGCATGAAAGATATTGATCCGCTGCTTTACCAACGTGTCAATGGGCGCGTATTTTTCAGTACCGAAGGTAATTACAACAAGCAGATGCAACTGTTCCATTATATTCGCCGTGATGAACATCTACATCATTTTGATGAATACTTTATCTATCGTTGTAACAAGGTTAAAAAAATATTTACTTTGGCAACTTACCTCGTCGTTTTTAATATTCTTCTCATTCCGGTGTTAATGTACCTCGATTTATAA